CCCGCGTGCTGCTGGAGGCCGCTCGCCGGCAGGGCGGCGCCGTGGAGCGCACGCTCGAGGCCGTCAGCGGCATGGGCGGCAGCCTCCAGGTGGCCGTCAAGCGCGTGCACCAGCTGGAGGTCTTCGCCGTCGACACCACCGGCGCCCTCCTGGAGATGACGGAGCGGCTGGAGCAGGTGGTGGACGGGCTGGCCCAGGTCAACAGCTTCGCCCACAACACCAGCACGCTCATGCAGGCCATGGCCGAGCGGCTCGCCAACATCGCCTCGTCCGGTGACGAGCTGGGCCGCTTCGCCTCCGAGGCCGAGGACTTCGTGGCCGCGGTGGAGGGCGGCATCGACTCCGTGCGCCGCCGCGCCAGCGAGACGAACCAGCTGGCCATCGCCGTGACGGCCACCGCCGAGCGCGGCGAGGTGCTCGTGGGCGACAGCGTCCAGGGCATGTACCGCGTCGAGGAGACCGTCCGGAAGGCCGCCGAGCTGATGGAGATGCTCGGCACCCGCTCCATGGAGATTGGCCGCATCGTCGACGTCATCCAGGAGATTGCCGACCAGACGAACCTGCTCGCCCTCAACGCCGCCATCATCGCCGCCCAGGCCGGCGAGCACGGCCGTCCCTTCGGCGTGGTGGCCAACGAGATTCGCAACCTCGCCGAGCGCACCACGCGCTCCACGCGCGAAATCGCCACCATGGTCGCCGGCGTCGTCGACGCCGTGCAGACGGCCGTCACCCTGGTGCAGGAGGGCCGTGAGCAGGCCACCGCGGGCGTGGCCCTGGGAGACCGCGCCGCCGAGGCGCTGGTGGAGATTCGCACGATTACCCAGCGCACCTTCACCGCCGTGGAGGCCACGGTGGCGGAGACGCAGCGCCTGGAGACGCAGGGCGCCACCGTCGTGGAGGCCAGCCGCCGCGTGGCCCGGCGCGTGGAAGACGTCACGCGCATGGCCATCGAGCAGTCCGGCCACGCCCGCGAGCTGGTGCGCCAGACGCACGAGATGGCGCGCGTGGGTCAGGGCGCGTCGCAGAAGGCCGAGGCCCAGGCGCGCACCGGCCGGGACTTGTCCGAGTCCGTGGTGCGGCTGAGCGCGGCGATTGAAGAGCTGCGCTCCGCCAACGTGGTGCTCACCAAGGGCGACGTGTCCATCCGCGAGGAGGTGGCGCAGGTGCGCGAGGACGCGCGCCGGGTCATCCGCATCGGCGACGGGCTGACGCGCACGGTGGACCAGCTGGGCCACGAGGCGCTGGGCCTGGAGGCGGAGGTGTTCCGCTTCAAGCTGCCCGAGCCCCGCAGCGGCGGCACGCTGCGCGTGGGGCTGCACCAGGCGGCCTCGCTGCGCAACCGGCAGGCGGTGGACCCGCTCTTCAGCGTGGAGAACCAGGTCGCCGAGCTCACCGCGTGCATCTTCTCCACCCTGGTGCGGCTGGCCGACGGCGGGCTGGAGCCGGACCTGGCCGAGCGCTGGGAAGCAGACCCGTCCGCGCGCCGCTACCGCTTCTACCTGCGCCGCGGCGTCACCTTCCATGACGGCACGCTGCTCAGCGCCCACGACGTGAAGCGCCACCTGGAGCGGCTGCTGGACCCGGCGGTGCGCTCGCCGGACCGCGGCATGCTGGAGGACGTGGAGGGCGTGCAGGAGTTCACCTCCGGCATGG
This genomic window from Pyxidicoccus xibeiensis contains:
- a CDS encoding ABC transporter substrate-binding protein codes for the protein MGAKRYLFAFGLAAGLISALVLGGLLRAVSSQPLEKWTWPVLLVATPGLYLLGGYLAWFRWAALRRRVRRQVMARLAEGDLTTTVGPRYEGHEDVRRLILSLRRALSQVQRVTVNLHRTSNDVSEQARVLLEAARRQGGAVERTLEAVSGMGGSLQVAVKRVHQLEVFAVDTTGALLEMTERLEQVVDGLAQVNSFAHNTSTLMQAMAERLANIASSGDELGRFASEAEDFVAAVEGGIDSVRRRASETNQLAIAVTATAERGEVLVGDSVQGMYRVEETVRKAAELMEMLGTRSMEIGRIVDVIQEIADQTNLLALNAAIIAAQAGEHGRPFGVVANEIRNLAERTTRSTREIATMVAGVVDAVQTAVTLVQEGREQATAGVALGDRAAEALVEIRTITQRTFTAVEATVAETQRLETQGATVVEASRRVARRVEDVTRMAIEQSGHARELVRQTHEMARVGQGASQKAEAQARTGRDLSESVVRLSAAIEELRSANVVLTKGDVSIREEVAQVREDARRVIRIGDGLTRTVDQLGHEALGLEAEVFRFKLPEPRSGGTLRVGLHQAASLRNRQAVDPLFSVENQVAELTACIFSTLVRLADGGLEPDLAERWEADPSARRYRFYLRRGVTFHDGTLLSAHDVKRHLERLLDPAVRSPDRGMLEDVEGVQEFTSGMARDVSGLEVLDDSTLEIRLREPKAFFLHLMALTATAVARMDSGGRLVGTGPFRLIQLEPERVVLERNASYWRPGGPLVDRLEFQLVGSRQEAVARLRQGTLDMVSFLSAEHVEVPGLEALQVVTSTTPSTAFVVLNQKEAPFDDVRVRRALRAGMDIQGMMEQFHPGARVARSLTPPELLDDAQVAPPPTPDVALAEQLLRDAGLRRLKLTLYQPTGRDTSAEDAVLFRPLLQAGLLELKHVEMTQEEYTARAVEGKLGAFRNHWLADYPDPDTFLFFLLNSSAQTVFPLGYRNPELDRLTAEARVSIDPELRRQLYVRAEKLFHEDCPLIPLYHDRVHAAASPAVQSLRLHQTPPQVRYEDLWVDPNAAV